From Lusitaniella coriacea LEGE 07157, a single genomic window includes:
- a CDS encoding NUDIX domain-containing protein, which yields MRRSWQFISTVLGIIFRHPVTGVTLIPILPDGKIVFVRRHDTGQWSLPGGMVDWGEDIPTTVRRELEEETGLTLVKMGRLIGVYSAADRDPRLHSISVAIEVYAEGVTAAQDALEIAEAKPFDLSSIPYGHLSHDHDRQLRDYLDGLTRIA from the coding sequence ATGCGTCGTTCCTGGCAATTTATCTCCACTGTTTTAGGTATTATTTTTCGTCATCCCGTGACTGGGGTGACATTGATCCCCATTTTGCCTGACGGTAAAATCGTTTTTGTGCGCCGTCACGATACGGGTCAGTGGAGTTTGCCGGGAGGAATGGTGGATTGGGGAGAAGATATTCCTACTACAGTCCGTCGGGAGTTGGAGGAAGAAACGGGATTAACTCTGGTGAAAATGGGTCGTTTGATTGGGGTTTACTCTGCTGCCGATCGCGATCCTCGCCTGCATTCGATTAGCGTGGCGATTGAGGTGTATGCTGAAGGCGTGACTGCCGCGCAAGATGCTTTAGAAATTGCAGAAGCAAAACCTTTCGACCTGTCAAGCATCCCCTACGGTCATCTCAGCCACGATCACGATCGACAATTGCGGGATTATCTTGATGGCTTGACTCGCATTGCTTAA
- a CDS encoding alpha/beta fold hydrolase, with amino-acid sequence MPLLFSNSRIRLPQGQIFWREIGQDTGTPLLFLHGSYQDSGQWIPVIEQLRDRYHCFAIDLLGFGDSEDPNVHYSIQLQVECLIKYLDALHLERVCLIGHSLGGWVAASFALQYPERVQRLVLASPLGVELAAERPKKTWERQLVSPVPVVSWLLKIILPLARAIGRHKKIEQLLAYRQHLLQSPTTCQLLFRRRPAEIQAEYLNHRLELLQVPALIIQGGQDTSANFARSQMYANLIPGSKFCLIEKGNNDLPEVLSQRVATELQDFLTPSSPREITR; translated from the coding sequence ATGCCGCTTCTTTTTAGTAACTCTCGAATTCGATTGCCTCAAGGACAAATTTTCTGGCGCGAAATCGGTCAAGATACAGGTACGCCGCTCCTTTTTTTACACGGGTCTTACCAAGATAGCGGTCAATGGATTCCGGTTATCGAACAGTTGCGCGATCGCTATCACTGTTTCGCGATCGATTTGCTGGGCTTTGGCGACTCCGAAGATCCCAACGTCCACTACTCGATTCAATTGCAAGTCGAATGCCTCATCAAATACCTCGATGCTTTGCACCTGGAACGAGTTTGTTTAATCGGACATTCTTTGGGGGGATGGGTTGCAGCCAGTTTTGCCCTGCAATATCCCGAACGAGTCCAGCGTTTAGTTCTGGCATCTCCCCTTGGCGTGGAACTCGCTGCGGAACGCCCGAAAAAAACGTGGGAACGCCAGTTGGTTAGTCCCGTCCCCGTTGTATCTTGGCTTCTTAAAATAATTTTGCCATTGGCTCGCGCGATCGGTCGCCACAAAAAAATCGAACAACTGCTCGCCTATCGCCAACACCTCTTACAATCCCCCACCACTTGCCAACTCCTCTTTCGCCGCCGTCCCGCCGAAATTCAAGCCGAATACCTCAATCATCGCCTAGAATTGCTGCAAGTTCCCGCGCTTATCATTCAAGGGGGACAGGATACTTCCGCCAACTTTGCCCGAAGTCAAATGTATGCCAACCTCATTCCAGGATCCAAATTTTGCCTCATTGAAAAAGGCAACAACGACCTCCCGGAAGTCTTATCCCAACGAGTTGCCACAGAACTCCAAGATTTTCTCACTCCTTCCAGTCCAAGGGAAATAACGCGGTAG